The Rhodopirellula islandica genome includes a region encoding these proteins:
- a CDS encoding MotA/TolQ/ExbB proton channel family protein: MKPHDFNVHDTLSPADHWGEPVEPPTELQGVGQAAGKNTAATSSTTESVNLVDSPSMFSKVVTAVGPIGLGLALSAAFYGVVFGANWAPLNRYFLGHPVAVAAAILFCVAVAILAVRAVQIARDRHQLELLRDEDLLAHSTSAASTSPAQRWLQENDAGAIARVWRKSLRSLPSATRNSLLVRRLNEVLGRQSHRSGTGDLPQDLRELSERDADAAHDSYGLIRIIVWAIPMLGFLGTVIGITQTLGGLDFTDGTAAVDRLKSGLYVAFDTTALGLVLSVLAIFLQFPVERSQQTLLADVDQRVRDLVSEALPSDDAGDSQTALVTQLCDGIRVAVQESLATQAKLWRETIEEAQASWRTQHNEGSEQFRKLMQASLQPALTSHADRIEATVSRLDTIGNGVSQTLQDQTKAWNDAMHTTAVEVQTHRRTLMTHTEAMTALAAQQSLQTNLDAPVVELDPVMGDAMRTLARAVDSLSQRLPAAKVPSGRDDSTNNRRAA, encoded by the coding sequence ATGAAGCCTCACGATTTCAACGTCCACGACACGCTTTCTCCCGCGGATCACTGGGGAGAACCGGTGGAGCCTCCGACGGAATTGCAGGGCGTCGGGCAGGCTGCCGGCAAAAACACTGCTGCGACGTCTTCGACGACGGAGTCAGTGAACCTGGTCGATTCGCCTTCGATGTTTTCCAAAGTCGTCACCGCCGTCGGTCCGATTGGATTGGGCTTGGCCCTTTCCGCGGCGTTCTACGGCGTCGTGTTCGGTGCCAATTGGGCGCCGCTGAATCGCTACTTCCTCGGACACCCCGTGGCGGTCGCTGCGGCAATCCTGTTCTGCGTCGCCGTCGCGATTCTCGCGGTTCGCGCCGTGCAGATCGCTCGGGATCGGCACCAATTGGAATTGTTGCGTGATGAAGACCTGCTGGCACACTCGACGAGTGCCGCGTCGACCTCCCCCGCACAACGATGGTTGCAAGAAAATGACGCTGGGGCGATCGCTCGTGTCTGGCGCAAATCGTTGCGTTCGCTTCCGTCTGCAACACGAAACTCGCTGCTGGTTCGCCGTCTCAACGAAGTGCTGGGACGCCAATCCCATCGCAGCGGGACCGGCGATCTGCCGCAAGATTTGCGAGAGCTGTCCGAACGCGACGCGGATGCCGCTCACGATTCCTACGGCCTGATCCGGATCATCGTCTGGGCCATTCCGATGCTGGGATTTTTGGGGACGGTCATCGGGATCACCCAAACCCTCGGCGGTTTGGACTTCACCGACGGCACCGCCGCCGTGGATCGATTGAAAAGCGGACTGTATGTTGCCTTCGATACCACCGCCTTGGGTCTGGTGTTGTCGGTGCTGGCAATCTTCTTGCAGTTCCCCGTCGAACGCTCCCAACAAACCTTGCTGGCGGACGTCGACCAACGCGTTCGTGACTTGGTTTCGGAAGCATTGCCCAGTGACGATGCGGGCGACAGCCAAACCGCCTTGGTCACCCAGTTGTGCGACGGCATTCGCGTCGCCGTGCAGGAGTCGCTGGCAACGCAAGCCAAACTGTGGCGAGAGACAATCGAAGAGGCCCAAGCCTCCTGGCGAACGCAGCACAACGAAGGCTCCGAGCAATTCCGCAAATTGATGCAGGCCTCCCTGCAACCCGCACTGACCAGCCACGCGGATCGAATCGAAGCCACCGTCTCCCGCTTGGACACGATCGGAAACGGCGTCAGCCAGACGTTGCAGGATCAAACCAAGGCCTGGAACGACGCGATGCATACCACCGCGGTGGAAGTCCAAACGCATCGACGCACATTGATGACCCACACCGAAGCGATGACTGCGTTGGCCGCCCAACAAAGCCTGCAAACCAACCTCGACGCACCCGTCGTGGAATTGGATCCGGTGATGGGGGACGCGATGCGAACCTTGGCTCGCGCCGTTGATTCGTTGTCACAACGTTTGCCCGCCGCGAAGGTTCCTAGCGGCCGTGACGATTCCACCAACAACAGGCGTGCGGCATGA
- a CDS encoding helix-turn-helix domain-containing protein, whose amino-acid sequence MASYLSLEDAAKQLGIPADKLIDLRSQGQVRGFRDGSSWKFPEAEIERLKDELPNMSGLGSGILAVDGGGSKIGSVIGGDNSASDDSGLDLDIDSLAGGSDVNLIAGDSGDGSDVTIVPGGKADSDAPLKIDLDDLNLSGSALSHDSGEIDLESATPGPQADSDSDEFNLGSSLELNSDSDDLSLEPVKGTTPGAPAKSQSDLSGIGGEDSDGELDLGDIGSDEQASSLELMGDLDLDSSPSAIESKSHAGSDVLSELDLLAGDAGGSGLLSGSGDLLGSSLMSVESGGSSGVDDALADDDDLIIADDDDDLVVSGAGSDISIAGDSGINLMSPSDSGLSLESEPLDLAGSSISALDLGAELNEGSGTGSGRSGSGLVPASEMGSGIDFKGDDEFQLSASGMQLDGNEESASQVIEVVDSGAVDIEEVDFDAADQVDAFGDAGDSGFAMDDDVAEVDALGDPMDADDGLIDENATVAAAGAGMRGGYEVPFTLLQTVGLLLILSVMSLGGMLMTDLVRNMWSYAEPSAPVSALTDMLISVAGWGQ is encoded by the coding sequence ATGGCCTCTTATTTGTCTCTCGAAGACGCCGCCAAACAACTCGGAATTCCCGCCGACAAACTGATTGATCTTCGCAGCCAAGGTCAGGTCCGGGGCTTTCGCGATGGTTCCAGCTGGAAGTTCCCCGAGGCAGAGATCGAGCGTCTGAAGGACGAACTACCCAATATGTCCGGACTGGGATCCGGGATCTTGGCGGTTGACGGTGGCGGATCCAAGATTGGATCTGTGATCGGTGGCGACAACTCGGCCAGCGACGACAGTGGGTTGGATCTGGACATCGATTCCCTTGCGGGCGGCAGCGACGTCAACCTGATCGCCGGTGATTCGGGTGACGGCAGCGACGTGACCATCGTGCCTGGTGGAAAAGCTGATAGCGACGCGCCATTGAAGATCGATCTGGATGATCTGAATCTTTCCGGTTCGGCCCTGTCGCACGACAGTGGGGAAATCGACTTGGAATCCGCAACCCCCGGGCCTCAAGCTGACAGTGATAGCGACGAGTTCAACCTTGGGAGTTCTTTGGAACTGAACAGCGATTCGGATGACCTGTCGTTGGAACCTGTCAAAGGAACCACCCCCGGTGCCCCAGCCAAAAGTCAGTCCGATTTGTCGGGGATCGGCGGAGAAGACAGCGACGGGGAACTGGACCTCGGTGACATCGGCTCGGATGAACAGGCCAGCAGCCTTGAATTGATGGGCGATCTCGATTTGGACAGCAGCCCGTCTGCCATCGAATCAAAAAGCCACGCCGGCAGTGACGTCTTGAGTGAATTGGATTTGTTGGCCGGCGATGCTGGCGGAAGCGGTTTGCTATCGGGCAGCGGCGATTTGCTGGGCAGCTCGCTGATGTCGGTGGAATCAGGCGGTTCGTCCGGCGTCGATGACGCGTTGGCTGATGACGACGATCTGATCATCGCGGATGACGACGACGACTTGGTGGTCAGCGGTGCAGGCAGCGACATTTCCATCGCCGGCGACAGTGGCATCAACTTGATGAGCCCTTCCGACAGTGGTTTGTCACTGGAAAGTGAGCCCTTGGATCTGGCTGGCAGCAGCATTTCCGCGTTGGATTTGGGTGCCGAGCTGAATGAAGGCTCCGGAACAGGCAGCGGTCGCAGTGGAAGTGGCTTGGTTCCCGCCAGCGAAATGGGATCGGGGATCGATTTCAAAGGCGACGACGAATTCCAATTGTCGGCCTCGGGCATGCAGCTCGATGGCAACGAGGAGAGTGCTTCGCAAGTGATCGAAGTGGTCGACTCTGGAGCGGTCGACATTGAAGAAGTGGATTTCGACGCTGCCGATCAGGTCGACGCTTTCGGCGATGCTGGCGACAGCGGTTTCGCAATGGACGATGACGTCGCGGAAGTCGACGCGTTGGGCGACCCGATGGACGCCGACGACGGCTTGATTGACGAAAACGCAACCGTCGCAGCAGCGGGTGCAGGCATGCGGGGCGGATACGAAGTCCCGTTCACCTTGCTTCAAACCGTTGGACTGCTGCTGATCCTCAGCGTGATGAGCTTGGGCGGCATGTTGATGACCGACTTGGTTCGCAACATGTGGAGCTACGCGGAGCCCTCGGCTCCTGTCAGCGCACTGACCGACATGCTGATCAGCGTGGCCGGTTGGGGGCAGTGA